TTTTCCCTTTCCGTGGAGCGAAAAGTCCCGGATTGGACTTTTTGCGACTCTATTTTTAATTGTATCATCAAAATGTAATGGTACATTAACGGTTTATCAGATAACCAGGGAGGTACCACATGAACATTGAAACATTCCAGATACCGACATTCCTTACCGTTATTTTAGCGCTGAGTTCGATGTTAGTTATACCCGTGGCAGCCATGGCATTATCAAAAATACCGTTAGGGATATCCGCAAAAACCTCTGATGCACCGGATGGAGCAGCCTGCGCCCTTCCTTTCACGGTGGAGTTGGAGGGAAAAACCGCAGAACCAGGCAATGGTCAACTGCCACCCATGGATAAAAAAGCAACCGGAAACATAAAAACAGGCACCTTTGCCATGGGCTGATTCTGGGGCCCTGACTCCCGGTACGGGAGTCTCGACGGAGTTATCAGAACCCGGGTAGGCTATGCTGGCGGCACCTCATCGAACCCTGCCTACCGACGGATCGGTGACCATATGGAGACCATACAGATAGATTTTGACCCTGAAAAGATCTCCTATGCCAATCTGCTTGAGGTGTTTTTCTCAAACCATAACTTCACCTGGCCCTCCCCCATCAGGCAGTATGCTTCGGCGATCTTCTACCATGGTGAGGAGCAGGAACGCACAGCCAGAGGGGCGATGGATGAGGCTGCCAAAAAGTACGGGAAAAAAATATCCACCGAGCTGCTTCCCTATGAAAGCTTCACCCGTGCTGAGGACTACCACCAGAAGTATTACCTGAGAAACACCCATGCCCTCATGGATCAGTACAAAGGCCGCTTCCTCAGCGAAGACGCATTTACCGACTCCACCGCGGTAACGCGGGTGAACGGGTACATCGGCGGCAACGGGACGACAGAGCAGCTGGAAAGGGAAATGGGGGATCTGGGGATCTCCGGAGAGGCTGTGGTGGCGTTGAAGGGGATATTGGTCAAGGCAGGGAAAAGTGCTAAGAGATAAAGGATAAGATCAGTAGAAAGTAACAGGTAACAAGTAGAAAGAGGGCGGCCCGTGAGGCCGCCTTTTTGTTTACTGTGAAAGCGGCTGGTTTTACCGCAGAGCGACTGCGTTTAAACAGCTCTTGATCTACTCCTGCGTTTATAATCCGTTATCAGAGATCCGTGATCCGTTTATTCTACGTTCTACGTTCTACATTCTACATTCCACATTCTACATTCTGCATCCTGAGTATTTCCGCACACTCCGCGGTAACTCAGCTCTGGCTCTTGTCTTTCTCCTGGCTCCTGGCTCCTGGCTACTGGCTCCTGGATTCTGGCTCCTGGCTCCTGTTGGCTTCACGGAGCAGCTCCGCACACTCTTCGGGAGCTACGGTATTTATACTAAACCCACTGCCCATCTCGAACCCCGCGACGATCGTCAGGCGCGGCGTGATCTCCAGGAACCAGTGGTAGGCCGTAACATCTGTTTTCCCTTCCACAGCCATCGGGGCGTTGTGCAGGACCATGTTCCAGGGATGTTCACCCAGGACCGAGCGCAGGCGTCTCAGCGTTCCTCCGAGGACCGGGGCAAGGTTGCCCAGGCTGTCGTCGCTACTCGTTGAAAAATCGTGGCCGTGGTCTTCGGGAACAATGTTCAGTTGAAAAGGAGAAGATGCGGCGAAAGGAGCCAGAACAAGATATCCGCCCGTCTCCTCAACGACCCGGGCCTGGTCCTTGCCTTCTCTTTCCAGGATATCGCACATGAGGCAGCGGCCCGTTAAAGCCAGATGTTTCTCAAAGCTCTCAAGTTGCGAATCAACATTGTTGGGTATGACAGGAAGGGCTATAAGCTGAGTGTGGGAATGAGCGAGACTGGCCCCGGCGTCCTTACCGTGGTTCTTAAACAGGATGACTGTTTTAAACCTTCCGTCTTTAAAGTGAATGCGCATTCGCTCCCGAAAGACGGCCAGGATCTCCATGATCTCCCCGTCATCCATGTCAACCATCTGCCGGTTCTTCACCGGGGTCTCGATGACGACCTCATAAAGGCCAAAACCAGGGATCTGGCTGTGGATCCCTTCCGTGTATGGTTCCCAGGGCAGCTGGATTTCAAGAGCAGGAAACTTGTTGGGAACCACTCGCACCTGCCACCCCGGACTATCAGGGACTGTGTCAGGGGAGCGATGACTGAACACCTCGGGCGGCGTCATCGCCTCGTTTCCAGGACAGAAGGGACAGTTTTCCGGCTCAGGGACAGCTTGGGATGAAGACTGGTAATGGGATGGTCGGTGCCCCCGCTCCGCCGACAGGATCACCCAGGTTCTTTTCACGGGATCGAATCTGAACTCGGACAAAGGGTACCCCCAAATGATCTCGTGCATGCGTACCTGCGTGGAGCGTATTTGCCAGGATTCATTTGCACATACTCGCGTACGCCCTACGCACGCACGTCATTTATCTTCAGCTGCGCGCATCCCTTTCACCCGCAGCTTCACCTGGCTGACGCCCCGCCATACCTGTACCTCCGGGACAGCGGCCAGTTCCATCTTTTCCTTGAGATGCTCCAGTTCATGAGCCTGACGAAAGGCTATGGCGCCCATTGTCACGCCGTTTTGCCTGGCAAGAAAGCTGAGGTGATCACGGCCCACCACTTTCGGGTTCAGGATCTCGACGTCCTTGATGAGTATTACCGGCTCCGGATTCCCTGCCCCGAAGGGGGCCAGCCCCTGAAACTTGCTAACCTCCTCCATCCCGAGTGCTTCCAGACTGGTCTCGGCGTCCAGCTTCATCACCTGGGTGAATCCGTCTTCCGGTACCACTTCCCTCACCACCGATTCGAACCTCTCCGTGAACTTCTCCAGGTTCTCGGGAACGACCTTGATCCCGGCAGCGTACTTGTGGCCGCCGAACTCAAGGAGGAGATCACGGCACCTGGCCAGGCCCTGATACAGGTGAAAATTGGGAATACCTCTGGCCGAGCCTTTGTACACTCCGTTATCAAGGCAGAGTAGGATGGTGGGACGGTAGTACCGTTCCATGAGCCGGGATGCCACTATCCCTACGACTCCGGGATGCCAGTCGGCCGAGCTTAAAACGATGCTGCGGAAATCTTTCTCGATCCCGTTTGACTGGATCATCTCCACTGCCTCGGCGTAGATCTTCCCCTCTATCCGCTGCCGCTCCTCGTTCTCCACATCAAGGAACCCGGCCTCCCGTTCGGCATCCTCACGACTTTCGGTAGTCAGAAGCAGCACGCCCCTCATGGCATCGGAGAGCCGACCAGCGGCGTTGATCTTGGGAGCCAGCCTGTAGGCTACAGAAGAGGAGTCCACATGCCCCGGCTGTATTCCACAGACATCCAGGAGGGTCTTTATACCCAGTCTTGGATTTACGTTGATCTGCTCGAGACCAGCCCTGACCAGGATCCTGTTGATCCCGGTAAGGGGGACAATGTCCGCGATAGTTCCCACAGCCACCAGGTCCAGGTAGTGCACCAGGGAAGGCTCCTCCCCTTCCTTGAAAAAACCTTTTTCCCGGAGCTCTTTTCTCAAACCCGCAATAAGGTAAAAAGCCAGTCCCACACCCGAAAGAGCTTTATAGGGAAAGGGACATCCGGCAAGAAGGGGGTTAATAAGGGCAACTGCATCCGGAAGTTTTATCGGGGGTTCATGATGATCCGTGACAATAACGCTCATACCTAGAGAATTGGCATAGGCAATTTCCTCCACAGAGGAGATGCCGCAGTCCACGGTTATTATGAGTCCTACTCCTTCTTCGGAAAACTTCCGGAGACTCTCTTTATTGACCCCGTATCCCTCCTCGACCCTCTTGGGGATATAGTAATGAGTGGAGAACCCGAGATCCCTTAAAAAGAGGAGGATGAGGGAGGTGGCCGTTACGCCATCAACATCATAATCCCCGTAGACCAGGGTCTTTTCTTTCTTTTCCAGGGAGAGGATGATCCTGTCGACAGCATCCTTCATACCGTGGAGCACGTAGGGGTCGATGAGATCGGCCAGTTGACAGTTAAGGAACTGAGCCGCGTCCTCGATATCACCAAAACCACGGTTCAGGAGCACCTGCCCCACCAGGGAGGTCGTATCCAGCGCTTCAGCGATCTGGAGGGCTGTTTCAGGATCCTGGGGCCGTACGACCCATTTTTTTCCTTTGTAATTCATATTTTCAGAATACCAGCGACATGATGATCACCGCAACCA
Above is a genomic segment from bacterium containing:
- a CDS encoding DUF4931 domain-containing protein gives rise to the protein MSEFRFDPVKRTWVILSAERGHRPSHYQSSSQAVPEPENCPFCPGNEAMTPPEVFSHRSPDTVPDSPGWQVRVVPNKFPALEIQLPWEPYTEGIHSQIPGFGLYEVVIETPVKNRQMVDMDDGEIMEILAVFRERMRIHFKDGRFKTVILFKNHGKDAGASLAHSHTQLIALPVIPNNVDSQLESFEKHLALTGRCLMCDILEREGKDQARVVEETGGYLVLAPFAASSPFQLNIVPEDHGHDFSTSSDDSLGNLAPVLGGTLRRLRSVLGEHPWNMVLHNAPMAVEGKTDVTAYHWFLEITPRLTIVAGFEMGSGFSINTVAPEECAELLREANRSQEPESRSQ
- the recJ gene encoding single-stranded-DNA-specific exonuclease RecJ: MNYKGKKWVVRPQDPETALQIAEALDTTSLVGQVLLNRGFGDIEDAAQFLNCQLADLIDPYVLHGMKDAVDRIILSLEKKEKTLVYGDYDVDGVTATSLILLFLRDLGFSTHYYIPKRVEEGYGVNKESLRKFSEEGVGLIITVDCGISSVEEIAYANSLGMSVIVTDHHEPPIKLPDAVALINPLLAGCPFPYKALSGVGLAFYLIAGLRKELREKGFFKEGEEPSLVHYLDLVAVGTIADIVPLTGINRILVRAGLEQINVNPRLGIKTLLDVCGIQPGHVDSSSVAYRLAPKINAAGRLSDAMRGVLLLTTESREDAEREAGFLDVENEERQRIEGKIYAEAVEMIQSNGIEKDFRSIVLSSADWHPGVVGIVASRLMERYYRPTILLCLDNGVYKGSARGIPNFHLYQGLARCRDLLLEFGGHKYAAGIKVVPENLEKFTERFESVVREVVPEDGFTQVMKLDAETSLEALGMEEVSKFQGLAPFGAGNPEPVILIKDVEILNPKVVGRDHLSFLARQNGVTMGAIAFRQAHELEHLKEKMELAAVPEVQVWRGVSQVKLRVKGMRAAEDK